In one window of Episyrphus balteatus chromosome 3, idEpiBalt1.1, whole genome shotgun sequence DNA:
- the LOC129913680 gene encoding DNA-directed RNA polymerase II subunit RPB1, with protein sequence MASSDSKAPVRQVRRVQFGILSPDEIRRMSVTEGGVMFPETMEGGRPKLGGLMDPRQGVIDRTSRCQTCAGNMTECPGHFGHIDLAKPVFHIGFITKTIKILRCVCFYCSKMLVSPNNPKIKEIVMKSKGQPRKRLAYVYDLCKGKTVCEGGEDMDMTKDGQQADPGKKQGHGGCGHYQPSIRRTGLELTAEWKHVNEDSQEKKIAITGERVWEILKHIVDEECFILGMDPKYARPDWMIVTTLPVPPLSVRPAVVMFGAAKNQDDLTHKLADIIKANNELKKNEASGAAAHVIQENIKMLQFHVATLVDNDMPGMPRAMQKSGKPLKALKTRLKGKEGRIRGNLMGKRVDFSARTVITPDPNLRIDQVGVPRSIAQNLTFPELVTPFNIDRMQELVRRGNSQYPGAKYIVRDNGERIDLRFHPKPSDLHLQCGYKVERHLRDDDLVIFNRQPTLHKMSMMGHRVKVLPWSTFRMNLSCTSPYNADFDGDEMNLHVPQSMETRAEVENIHITPRQIITPQANKPVMGIVQDTLTAVRKMTKRDVFINREQVMNLLMFLPTWDGKVPQPCILKPRPLWTGKQIFSLIIPGNVNMIRTHSTHPDEEDDGPYKWISPGDTKVMVEHGDLIMGILCKKTLGTSAGSLLHIVFLELGHEIAGRFYGNIQTVINNWLLLEGHSIGIGDTIADPQTYNEIQMSIKKAKDDVICVIQKAHNMELEPTPGNTLRQTFENQVNRILNDARDKTGGSAKKSLTEYNNLKAMVVSGAKGSNINISQVIACVGQQNVEGKRIPYGFRKRTLPHFIKDDYGPESRGFVENSYLAGLTPSEFYFHAMGGREGLIDTAVKTAETGYIQRRLIKAMESVMVNYDGTVRNSVGQLIQLRYGEDGLCGETVEFQNLPTVKLSNKSFEKRFKFDWSNERYMRKVFADDVIKELSESNNALPELETEWEQLCRDREALRQIFPSGESKVVLPCNLQRMIWNVQKIFHINKRVPTDLSPLRVIHGVRDLLQRCVIVVGNDRLSKQANENATLLFQCLVRSTLCTKYVAEEFRLSTEAFEWLIGEIETRFQQAQANPGEMVGALAAQSLGEPATQMTLNTFHFAGVSSKNVTLGVPRLKEIINISKKPKAPSLTVFLTGGAARDAEKAKNVLCRLEHTTLRKVTANTAIYYDPDPQRTVISEDQEFVNVYYEMPDFDPTRISPWLLRIELDRKRMTDKKLTMEQIAEKINAGFGDDLNCIFNDDNADKLVLRIRIMNNEENKFQDSEEDAVDKMEDDMFLRCIEANMLSDMTLQGIEAIGKVYMHLPQTDSKKRIVITETGEFKAIGEWLLETDGTSMMKVLSERDVDPVRTFSNDICEIFQVLGIEAVRKSVEKEMNAVLQFYGLYVNYRHLALLCDVMTAKGHLMAITRHGINRQDTGALMRCSFEETVDVLMDASAHAETDPMRGVSENIIMGQLPKMGTGCFDLLLDAEKCRFGIEIPSTLGAGNLVGGMFFGAASTPSMTPPMTPWVQCGTPRFFSPPSGTISGMTPGGPSFSPSAQSDASGMSPSWSPGHPGSSPSSPGPPMSPYFPPSPSASPAYSPTSPHYTASSPGAASPTYSPSSPNYSPTSPAYGSASPRFTSTTPNFGPQSTGYSPTSSGYSPTSPIYSPTSNYPSSSTPSFSGGGSNTYSPNSAYSPTSTNYSPNSPSYSPTSPSYSPSSPSYSPTSPCYSPASPSYSPSSANYTPNTPSYSPTSPNYSASPHYSPASPAYSQTGGKYSPTSPTYSPPSPSYDGSPQYTPGSPQHSPASPKYSPTSPLYSPSSPQHSPANQYSPTGSNYSTTSPRYTPNMSIYSPSSPKYSPTSPNYTPTSRNYSPTSPMYSPTVPSSTGYSPTSPAYSPSSPTYDETDD encoded by the exons ATGGCGTCGAGCGATTCCAAAGCTCCCGTACGCCAGGTTCGCAGAGTGCAATTCGGTATTTTGTCGCCTGACGAAATC CGTCGTATGTCTGTGACCGAAGGTGGTGTAATGTTCCCAGAAACTATGGAAGGAGGTCGGCCAAAACTTGGCGGTCTCATGGATCCGCGTCAGGGCGTCATTGATCGAACATCCAGATGCCAAACGTGCGCTGGAAACATGACTGAGTGTCCTGGGCACTTTGGTCATATTGATCTGGCAAAGCCAGTATTTCACATTGGTTTCATTACCAAGACAATTAAGATTTTGCGATGCGTATGTTTTTATTGCTCCAAAATGTTGGTCTCACCCAACAAtcctaaaattaaagaaattgttATGAAGTCGAAAGGTCAGCCGCGAAAGCGTTTAGCTTATGTTTATGATTTGTGCAAAGGCAAAACTGTTTGCGAGGGTGGCGAAGACATGGACATGACGAAAGATGGGCAACAAGCTGATCCGGGCAAGAAGCAGGGTCACGGTGGTTGTGGTCATTATCAGCCATCGATTCGTCGTACAGGACTTGAGCTGACTGCTGAATGGAAGCACGTCAATGAGGATTCACAG GAAAAGAAAATCGCCATAACAGGTGAACGAGTTTGGGAAATCCTCAAGCACATCGTCGATGAAGAATGCTTCATCCTCGGCATGGATCCCAAGTATGCTCGTCCCGATTGGATGATCGTCACTACTTTGCCAGTTCCCCCACTCTCAGTCAGACCGGCTGTGGTGATGTTTGGAGCAGCCAAGAATCAGGACGATTTGACGCACAAACTGGCCGACATCATTAAGGCCAACAATGAATTGAAGAAAAACGAAGCGTCGGGTGCTGCCGCCCACGTTATtcaagaaaacataaaaatgttgcAGTTCCATGTGGCCACTCTGGTAGACAATGACATGCCAGGAATGCCTCGGGCCATGCAAAAATCCGGCAAACCTTTAAAAGCCCTGAAAACACGTCTCAAGGGCAAAGAAGGTCGTATTCGTGGTAATTTGATGGGAAAGCGTGTAGATTTCTCCGCTCGTACTGTCATCACACCCGATCCCAACTTGCGTATCGATCAGGTTGGTGTTCCGCGATCGATTGCCCAGAATTTAACATTCCCAGAACTGGTGACACCCTTTAACATTGACAGAATGCAGGAACTGGTACGACGTGGTAATTCCCAGTATCCTGGAGCCAAGTATATTGTACGAGACAATGGAGAGCGTATTGATTTACGTTTCCATCCCAAACCGAGTGATTTGCATTTACAGTGTGGTTACAAAGTGGAGCGGCATTTGCGTGACGACGACTTGGTCATCTTCAACCGTCAGCCAACGCTACACAAGATGAGTATGATGGGGCATCGTGTGAAGGTTTTGCCCTGGTCGACATTCCGTATGAACTTGTCGTGTACTTCACCCTACAACGCTGATTTCGATGGTGACGAGATGAATCTGCACGTCCCTCAATCTATGGAGACTCGTGCTGAAGTCGAGAACATTCACATTACTCCTCGCCAGATTATTACGCCACAAGCCAACAAACCCGTCATGGGTATTGTGCAGGATACTCTGACAGCCGTACGAAAAATGACCAAGCGTGATGTATTCATCAATCGCGAACAGGTCATGAATTTACTGATGTTCTTGCCAACTTGGGATGGCAAAGTACCACAACCGTGCATTTTGAAACCACGTCCCTTGTGGACGGGTAAACAAATCTTCTCGCTCATTATTCCCGGCAATGTAAACATGATTCGAACACATTCAACCCATCCCGATGAAGAGGATGATGGACCGTACAAATGGATTTCGCCTGGAGACACAAAAGTCATGGTCGAGCATGGAGATCTGATTATGGGAATTTTGTGTAAAAAGACACTGGGTACTTCGGCCGGATCGTTGTTGCATATTGTTTTCTTGGAATTGGGACACGAGATCGCTGGTCGGTTCTATGGTAATATTCAGACTGTGATCAATAACTGGTTGTTGTTGGAGGGTCACAGTATCGGTATTGGTGATACAATTGCTGATCCTCAGACATATAATGAAATCCAGATGTCAATTAAGAAAGCCAAAGACGATGTCATCTGTGTTATTCAAAAGGCCCACAACATGGAATTAGAACCAACACCAG GTAACACTTTGCGTCAGACTTTCGAAAATCAAGTAAATCGTATTCTAAACGACGCTCGTGACAAAACTGGTGGCTCTGCTAAGAAATCGTTGACAGAATACAACAATTTAAAGGCTATGGTGGTGTCTGGTGCCAAAGGTTCCAACATTAACATCTCTCAGGTTATTGCTTGTGTGGGTCAACAGAACGTCGAAGGTAAACGTATTCCATATGGTTTCCGTAAGCGTACCCTCCCACATTTCATCAAAGACGATTACGGTCCCGAATCTAGAGGTTTCGTAGAAAATTCATATCTTGCCGGATTGACACCATCTGAATTCTATTTTCACGCTATGGGAGGTCGTGAAGGTCTTATCGATACTGCTGTAAAAACTGCTGAAACTGGTTACATTCAGCGTCGTCTGATAAAGGCTATGGAGTCTGTCATGGTAAATTATGATGGTACAGTACGTAATTCAGTCGGCCAGCTGATTCAGTTGCGTTACGGTGAGGATGGTCTGTGTGGAGAAACTGTAGAGTTTCAGAATTTACCCACTGTCAAACTTTCCAACAAGTCATTTGAGAAAAGATTTAAGTTTGATTGGTCAAATGAACGGTATATGCGAAAAGTATTCGCCGATGATGTTATCAAGGAGTTGAGCGAGTCAAATAATGCTCTTCCTGAGTTGGAAACCGAATGGGAACAATTGTGTCGCGATCGTGAGGCTCTAAGACAGATTTTCCCAAGTGGAGAATCAAAGGTCGTATTGCCTTGTAATTTGCAACGTATGATTTGGAATGTACAAAAGATTTTCCACATCAACAAACGTGTACCCACTGATTTGAGTCCATTGCGGGTAATTCACGGTGTAAGGGATCTTCTGCAGCGGTGTGTCATAGTGGTGGGCAACGATCGTCTTTCCAAACAAGCCAACGAGAACGCCACGCTGCTCTTCCAGTGTTTGGTCCGTTCAACTTTGTGTACTAAATATGTTGCCGAAGAATTCCGTCTCTCCACTGAAGCATTTGAGTGGTTGATCGGAGAAATCGAAACACGTTTCCAACAGGCACAAGCAAATCCTGGTGAGATGGTGGGTGCCTTAGCTGCCCAGTCATTGGGAGAACCTGCTACACAGATGACATTGAACACTTTCCATTTTGCTGGTGTGTCTTCGAAGAACGTAACCCTGGGTGTACCCAGGTTGAAGgaaattattaatatttccAAGAAGCCAAAGGCTCCTTCTCTAACCGTCTTTCTTACTGGTGGTGCTGCACGTGATGCTGAAAAAGCAAAGAATGTACTTTGTCGGTTGGAACACACAACTTTGCGAAAGGTTACAGCAAACACAGCTATTTACTACGATCCGGATCCACAACGTACTGTTATATCGGAAGATCAAGAGTTCGTCAATGTTTACTATGAAATGCCTGATTTCGACCCTACACGTATATCTCCCTGGTTGCTTCGTATCGAACTGGATCGCAAGCGTATGACAGATAAAAAACTGACCATGGAACAAATTGCTGAAAAGATCAATGCTGGCTTCGGAGACGATTTGAATTGTATTTTCAATGACGACAATGCAGATAAACTAGTCCTCCGAATTCGTATCATGAACAACGAAGAAAATAAATTCCAAGATTCTGAAGAGGATGCTGTTGATAAGATGGAAGATGACATGTTCTTGCGTTGTATTGAGGCAAACATGTTGTCTGACATGACTCTACAGGGTATCGAGGCAATTGGTAAAGTATATATGCATTTACCACAAACGGACAGTAAGAAGCGTATTGTCATCACCGAGACTGGTGAATTCAAAGCTATTGGAGAGTGGCTTTTGGAAACTGATGGTACTTCTATGATGAAAGTACTAAGTGAAAGGGATGTTGATCCGGTTAGGACGTTCTCCAACGATATCTGTGAAATTTTCCAAGTATTGGGAATAGAGGCTGTGCGTAAGTCGGTCGAAAAGGAAATGAACGCTGTGTTGCAGTTCTACGGATTGTACGTGAACTATCGACATTTGGCTTTGTTGTGTGACGTAATGACAGCCAAGGGCCATTTGATGGCCATCACTCGTCACGGTATTAATAGGCAAGATACTGGTGCTCTTATGAGATGTTCCTTTGAGGAAACTGTTGATGTGTTGATGGATGCTTCTGCGCATGCTGAGACAGATCCTATGAGAGGTGTGTCTGAAAATATTATCATGGGACAGCTGCCAAAGATGGGAACTG GTTGCTTCGATTTACTATTAGACGCGGAAAAGTGTCGCTTTGGTATTGAAATTCCTAGTACATTAGGAGCAGGCAATCTTGTTGGTGGAATGTTCTTTGGGGCTGCATCCACACCAAGCATGACACCGCCAATGACACCATGGGTGCAATGTGGCACACCGAGATTCTTCTCACCTCCATCAGGAACaa ttaGTGGTATGACTCCAGGTGGACCAAGTTTCTCACCTTCTGCTCAATCAGATGCATCTGGTATGTCTCCAAGTTGGTCACCAGGTCATCCGGGATCTTCACCAAGTTCTCCTGGGCCCCCAATGTCGCCATATTTCCCACCATCTCCGAGCGCATCACCAGCATATTCTCCAACAAGTCCACATTACACTGCTTCATCGCCTGGAGCAGCATCACCAACATACTCACCGTCGAGTCCTAATTATTCTCCAACCAGTCCAGCATATGGGTCAGCAAGTCCACGTTTTACATCTACAACACCCAACTTTGGACCACAATCAACGGGATATTCCCCAACATCAAGCGGTTATTCACCAACATCGCCGATATATTCTCCAACCTCAAATTATCCATCGTCATCGACACCGTCATTTTCGGGAGGAGGCTCCAATACATATTCCCCAAACAGTGCTTATTCTCCAACCAGCACAAACTATTCACCCAATTCCCCCAGTTATTCCCCAACATCCCCATCATATTCTCCTTCAAGTCCCTCATATTCTCCGACTTCGCCCTGCTATTCACCAGCTTCGCCGTCGTATTCTCCTTCGTCGGCAAATTACACACCGAATACGCCATCGTATTCCCCAACTTCGCCCAATTATTCAGCATCTCCGCATTACTCCCCGGCTTCTCCGGCGTACTCACAAACAGGAGGCAAGTACTCACCAACTTCGCCGACATATTCGCCACCGTCACCATCGTATGACGGAAGTCCACAATACACACCGGGATCACCCCAACACTCTCCGGCAAGTCCTAAATATTCACCAACCTCTCCGCTATATTCACCAAGTTCGCCACAACATTCTCCGGCTAATCAATATAGCCCAACTGGAAGCAATTATTCAACGACAAGTCCACGTTATACACCGAATATGTCAATTTATTCACCAAGCAGTCCCAAATATTCCCCGACCAGTCCAAATTATACACCAACTTCGAGGAACTATTCTCCGACCAGTCCAATGTATTCGCCGACTGTTCCATCATCAACAGGGTATAGTCCCACAAGCCCAGCTTATTCACCAAGCAGTCCCACATATGACGAAACTGacgattaa